In one Labeo rohita strain BAU-BD-2019 unplaced genomic scaffold, IGBB_LRoh.1.0 scaffold_96, whole genome shotgun sequence genomic region, the following are encoded:
- the stk38b gene encoding LOW QUALITY PROTEIN: serine/threonine-protein kinase 38 (The sequence of the model RefSeq protein was modified relative to this genomic sequence to represent the inferred CDS: deleted 1 base in 1 codon), whose product MATRGHVSSSLMSNHTKERVTMAKVTLENFYSNLITQHEEREMRQQKLEKVMDEEGLPDEEKRVRRSQHARKETEFLRLKRTRLGLDDFESLKVIGRGAFGEVRLVQKKDTGHVYAMKILRKADMLQKEQVGHIRAERDILVQADSLWVVKMFYSFQDKLNLYLLMEFLPGGDMMTLLMKKDTLTEEETQFYVAETVLAIDFIHQLGFIHRDIKPDNLLLDSKGHVKLSDFGLCTGLKKAHRTEFYRNLNHSQSNDLTFQHMNSKRKAETWKRNRRQLAFSTVGTPDYIAPEVFMQTGYNKLCDWWSLGVIMYEMLIGYPPFCSETPQETYKKVMSWKETLVFPPEVPISERAKALILRFCCEADHRIGAAGVDEIKRNGFFEGVDYDHIRERPAAIPIEIKSIDDTSNFDEFPESDILQPTSPVVASNHHPESDYKNKDWVFINYTYKRFEGLTARGAIPAYMKSGKR is encoded by the exons ATGGCGACCCGAGGCCACGTTTCCAGCTCGTTAATGAGCAACCACACCAAAGAGCGAGTGACCATGGCCAAGGTCACGCTTGAGAACTTCTACAGCAACCTCATAACTCAACACGAGGAGAGGGAAATGAG GCAGCAAAAACTGGAGAAGGTGATGGATGAGGAAGGACTGCCTGATGAAGAg AAGCGCGTGCGTCGCTCGCAACATGCGCGTAAAGAGACCGAATTCCTCCGGCTGAAGAGAACCAGACTGGGTCTGGATGACTTTGAGTCGCTGAAGGTGATTGGACGAGGAGCGTTTGGAGAG GTGCGTCTGGTCCAGAAGAAGGACACGGGACACGTTTACGCCATGAAGATCCTGCGCAAAGCCGACATGCTGCAAAAAGAGCAG GTGGGCCATATCCGGGCGGAGCGGGACATCTTGGTTCAGGCAGACAGTCTGTGGGTGGTGAAAATGTTCTACAGTTTTCAGGACAAACTGAATCTTTACTTGCTCATGGAGTTCCTGCCTGGAG GAGACATGATGACGCTGCTGATGAAGAAGGACACGCTGACGGAGGAGGAGACGCAGTTCTACGTGGCCGAGACGGTTCTGGCCATCGATTTCATCCATCAACTGGGCTTCATTCACAGAGACATCAAACCAGACAACCTGCTGCTGGACTCCAAG ggtCACGTCAAGCTGTCTGATTTCGGCCTGTGTACGGGACTCAAAAAGGCACATAGGACCGAGTTTTATCGCAACCTGAACCACAGCCAATCAAACGACCTCA CGTTTCAGCACATGAACTCCAAGAGGAAGGCCGAGACGTGGAAGAGGAACCGGAGGCAGCTG GCCTTCTCCACGGTGGGAACGCCGGACTACATCGCGCCGGAGGTCTTCATGCAGACCGGATACAACAAGCTCTGTGATTGGTGGAGTCTGGGCGTCATCATGTACGAGATGCTGATTG GCTACCCTCCGTTCTGCTCGGAGACTCCTCAGGAGACGTATAAGAAGGTGATGAGCTGGAAGGAGACGCTGGTGTTTCCTCCGGAGGTGCCGATCTCTGAGCGAGCCAAAGCGCTGATTCTGCGTTTCTGCTGCGAGGCGGATCATCGCATCGGAGCCGCC GGCGTGGACGAGATCAAGAGGAACGGCTTCTTCGAGGGCGTCGATTACGATCACATCAG AGAGAGACCTGCTGCGATCCCCATCGAGATCAAGAGCATCGACGACACGTCCAACTTCGACGAGTTTCCAGAGTCCGACATCCTGCAGCCCACAA GTCCGGTGGTGGCGAGCAACCATCACCCAGAGTCGGACTACAAAAACAAGGACTGGGTTTTCATCAACTACACCTACAAACGCTTCGAGGGCCTGACGGCCAGAGGAGCCATTCCAGCCTACATGAAGAGCGGCAAACGATGA